The Colias croceus chromosome 11, ilColCroc2.1 genome has a segment encoding these proteins:
- the LOC123695623 gene encoding mitochondrial uncoupling protein 4-like, with amino-acid sequence MPVLRNADHPASKATDSIASRYAVAVLGAWAAEAATYPFDLTKTRLQIQSEVAAAKQSGYKLENHGMIKTAVGIAKQEGVLKLWSGLMPMFQRHAIYSGSRLIFYEHFRSYFKDENGKVSLGAASVGGLAAGSLAQLIASPTDLVKVQMQAEGRRLLQGKAPRFSNCRQVYVMLYAEGGIKGFWRGAVPNVQRAALVNMGDLAAYDFTKQFLIREFGMADNAIVHGAAAFTAGFVAAVVGTPADVMKTRLMNQPVGPDGRGTLYRGMIDCLQQSVRNEGILSLYKGFLPLWMRLGPWALINWIAFENIMLAIGGHTF; translated from the exons TATTGCGTCCCGCTATGCTGTGGCTGTGCTGGGCGCTTGGGCCGCGGAAGCAG CAACGTACCCGTTcgatttaacaaaaacaaggTTACAGATACAGTCAGAAGTCGCAGCTGCAAAGCAATCAGGTTACAAG tTAGAGAACCATGGAATGATAAAAACTGCTGTGGGGATAGCGAAGCAGGAAGGCGTATTAAAGCTATGGAGCGGATTGATGCCTATGTTCCAGCGACATGCAATCTACTCGGGGAGCCGATTGATTTTCTATGAACACTTTCGAAGTTATTTCAAAGAcgaaaatggaaaagtttcaCTGGGAGCGGCCTCTGTGG GCGGGCTGGCGGCGGGATCCCTCGCGCAGCTGATCGCATCACCAACCGACCTGGTGAAGGTCCAGATGCAGGCTGAAGGCAGGAGGTTGTTGCAAGGAAAAGCGCCAAGGTTCTCCAACTGTAGGCAGGTGTATGTAATGCTGTATGCGGAAGGCGGGATTAAGGGCTTTTGGAGAG GCGCGGTCCCAAACGTGCAAAGAGCAGCTCTAGTCAACATGGGCGACCTCGCCGCGTACGATTTTACCAAACAGTTCCTTATCCGTGAATTCGGAATGGCCGACAATGCCATAGTGCATGGTGCTGCTGCGTTCACTGCTGGCTTTGTAGCCGCTGTCGTGGGAACTCCCGCTGATGTGATGAAGACGAGGCTCATGAACCAACCTGTGGGGCCGGATGGGAG GGGCACCCTCTACCGCGGCATGATCGATTGTTTACAGCAGTCGGTCCGGAACGAGGGTATACTATCCCTTTACAAAGGGTTCCTACCTCTATGGATGCGACTCGGCCCTTGGGCGCTTATAAACTGGATCGCCTTTGAAAACATCATGCTTGCTATCGGAGGACACAcgttttag